The following coding sequences are from one Coriobacteriia bacterium window:
- a CDS encoding NADH-quinone oxidoreductase subunit N yields the protein MVQVPVSTYYYLLPEIIVALTGVGLLVADLIWPAHDEATGHTGTWPAYLAIFGLLAAAVSVVPIVGVTKTLFNGIIEIDQLSAFFQLLFIGIGVIVILMSVEAVPKFTRWTAEFYALIAWTILGSMLLASAAELFTIFLSLQLTSLPLIVLVGYAKRDPRSGDAALKYLLLVLVSTAVLLYGMSLIYGSLGTSTLSEIGVKLATQKHIEPVIVLGLVLLLSGFAFKITAAPFHYWVPDAYEGAPTPVTAFMSVGSKFAGFALALRVITAAERVPLDWRLIFGVMAALSMTLGNLGAIRQTNIKRMLAYSGIAQAGYLLVGVAAFSPQGISSLLFYMMAYACANLAAFAVVIIVANATGSEQIKSYSGLSKRNPLLALALMTALLSLAGLPLMAGFMAKFFVFVSAAQVGLFWVVAIGVINSVISVYYYLQVVLVMYVGEGPAEPLRIDRHAATALAVCLAGVLALGIMPDTAMVAATHAAAALFGR from the coding sequence ATGGTGCAGGTACCGGTCTCCACCTACTACTACCTCCTGCCGGAGATCATCGTTGCGCTGACCGGAGTGGGGCTGCTCGTCGCCGACCTGATCTGGCCCGCGCACGACGAGGCCACCGGACATACGGGCACGTGGCCCGCCTACCTGGCCATCTTTGGTCTGCTCGCCGCAGCCGTCTCCGTCGTGCCGATCGTCGGCGTGACCAAGACACTGTTTAACGGCATCATCGAGATCGACCAGCTCTCGGCCTTCTTCCAACTGCTGTTCATCGGCATCGGCGTGATCGTCATCCTGATGTCGGTCGAGGCGGTGCCCAAGTTCACGCGATGGACCGCCGAGTTCTACGCGCTCATCGCGTGGACCATCCTCGGCAGCATGCTTCTGGCCTCGGCCGCCGAGCTGTTCACGATCTTCCTGTCGCTGCAGCTGACGAGCTTGCCTCTGATCGTGCTGGTGGGCTACGCGAAGCGCGACCCGAGGAGCGGCGATGCTGCGCTGAAGTACCTCCTGCTCGTGCTCGTCTCGACCGCGGTGCTGCTCTACGGGATGAGCCTGATCTACGGTTCGCTCGGCACGAGCACGCTTTCCGAGATTGGCGTGAAGCTGGCTACCCAGAAGCACATCGAGCCGGTGATCGTGCTTGGGCTGGTGCTGCTGCTCTCCGGCTTCGCCTTCAAGATCACGGCCGCGCCGTTCCACTACTGGGTTCCAGACGCCTACGAGGGCGCTCCCACACCGGTGACGGCGTTCATGTCGGTTGGCTCGAAGTTCGCCGGCTTCGCACTCGCGCTTCGCGTGATCACCGCCGCCGAGCGCGTGCCGCTGGACTGGCGCCTGATCTTCGGCGTCATGGCCGCTCTGTCGATGACGCTGGGCAACCTCGGCGCCATTCGGCAGACCAACATCAAGCGCATGCTGGCCTACTCGGGCATCGCGCAAGCCGGCTACCTGCTCGTTGGTGTGGCCGCGTTCAGCCCTCAAGGCATCTCGTCGCTGCTCTTCTACATGATGGCTTACGCGTGCGCCAACCTCGCGGCGTTCGCGGTGGTGATCATCGTCGCAAACGCGACGGGCAGTGAGCAGATCAAGAGTTACTCGGGGCTCTCCAAGCGAAACCCGCTGCTGGCCCTGGCGCTCATGACGGCGCTGCTGTCGCTGGCCGGGCTGCCGCTCATGGCCGGCTTCATGGCGAAGTTCTTCGTGTTCGTCTCGGCGGCACAGGTCGGGCTGTTCTGGGTGGTCGCCATTGGCGTCATCAACAGCGTCATCTCGGTCTACTACTACCTGCAGGTCGTGCTCGTCATGTACGTGGGCGAAGGCCCCGCAGAGCCGTTGCGAATCGATCGTCATGCAGCGACCGCGCTCGCCGTCTGCCTGGCCGGCGTTCTTGCGCTCGGAATCATGCCCGACACAGCGATGGTTGCAGCGACACACGCCGCGGCAGCCCTCTTCGGACGTTAG